The segment ACAATGTTTAGCTCTTTATCACCCAAATACAGCCTGTTGTCCTTGGGGATATAGCCCAGGAGATACATtgttctgaaacaaaacaaagagcacTCAACTTCAACAGATCCACACAAACAATGGTCAAAAACCATTCCAGTAGCTCTTATGGCAGCAAGAATGCTCCCATCAAGCACTCTGATTTTCCTGGATGTACTCTTTCACACAGCACTGGTCATCCCCCAGAACTGCACTGCTGCCTCACAACACCCCACTTGTTCCCACCCCTGGTGCTaaagcaggcacagcagcagctgccagggtgcACCTGGAGCCCCCTTCACTGAGAGAGCAGCAACTCACCTGTCCAGGTGGGCAATGGTGACAATCTCGCCTCCAACGTAGTAGTTGAGTCTGTTCACAGAACTGGTGTAAATAAAGCAGTCGCCGACCCACAGACCCGTTTTCACAATCTCCTGGATCTCACCAAGAACCTGCAAAGCAAATTTTGGGTAATTAGATACATAAAAAGGTACTTCTAGGTAGCAGAAAGactctgaaatttaaaatataattccaTGTTCTATACTTTAATTGTTGGGCAAGCTGCAAATATAAATTTAGATGTAGAAGTACATAAATGATAATTTCATTCTACATACATGCTACCCTAATTCTTAACTAAGCTAATTATAAATCTAGGAAACAAGCACCAAACGAAGCATTAAGCAAAACAATCAAAGGTAACTTTCCTTCTGAAATTTTGATTCACCGCATGAGGTTTTTTCACTTCTCAAACTTGAATAACATTTCAAAACTTGaaaattgtagaaaaaaaataggaattacccaaaagtgtgttttaaaaaatatctctgaCAATAACTCTCTGACAATAGTGAACAGATGAAGAGAAATGCTGGCATCAAGGTCTGTTATGCTTCGATTCAGACAGGGATACACTCCTTGTGAATCCCAAAAAAATGATTAAGTGTTCCTCAAGCAGGTGCACAATGTGTGATACTAAAAATGGTTTGGaaactaaaatttaaattgGACTGCATTAAGGACTAAGTTTGTTGCAGTCTGTTGCTTCTACCACCTCTAATCTCATTCCACTTTTTAAATAGAAGGTACCTCAAAGGCATCTTCAATTCCATCTTCAGTGACACCTTCATGTGTTTCTTGGGCTGCTGCCACTTTTTCTGACAGGTACTTGAGAATGAAGAATGACTCTTCTGTAGCAATGCACACGAGCTCACCCGAGTCAGACCAGAAAATCTGTGACAGCAGAATCAACAGTGGCAGTGTTACACACCCCAGGCTAAGAAGGCTGATGTGGGAATAAAGGGTTAAACACCCCAACTCTAGAAGCTTTAGGACTGAGAAGTCAACGCATACAGGAATTTTTCTGCTCTTGCTGCTACATGACTGAGATAAACTTAAATTATTACTTTACTATTGACAGCTTTGCTTCATGCAAGAAAACTAgttgagtaaaaaaaaatataaatcactACGTCAGACAGGTAAATATCTTCAGTCTCATGTAGAAACTCACATGTTTGGGCTGGATTTCAATCCTGCGAATCAGCTCTGTGTTCTCCCAGTCATAGAATGCCAGGCCATTAACAGATCTGACTCCCAACAGAAAGCCACCATAGATGCCTACAAGAAAACAAAGGTGGAAGAAATCCACATTGTACAAAAACCATACCAGCatatctatttttaaagtatttaccTTCTGCTCCAAAATCAGGCTTGAACGACTTCTTctctttgaaatttttaaatatctttacaACACTGTTGCTCTCCCTGATTGCATACCTAAATAAGAGATAAAAttgtaaataaacaaaacaattattttgtttccaaagtaGTAAATTACTAAACTATAAGCTCATACAAAACAACTGCATTTGAGTTATCTTCTAAAATCAGCAGAGTGCTAAAAATCCAAACTTTTCAAGCAGGACAACTACTCAAAGTTCATTTTACATGCATGTTTCATGGCCTGAAAACTAAACTAAAGTAGCAGCTGCAAATGTAATACAAAGGAAAGAACTTGCAAGACTTACTCTGAAGAGTCATGTGCCCACACAAACTCCTGTGCAGAACCAAAACTCTTGTTCCTCAGAGCCATGGCTGTGTAGATGATGTATTCACCATCACCACACACCACCACAAACCTGGGGCAGGAGAGAGAGGCACTTGTCAGATATCTGTGTCCAGGTCAACAGGCAGCAGCAAGAAGGCAGATTATCTGTAAAGGTAAAGGCTCCTATGCCCAAGGTAATCACTGAAACACAGAGCATGAGCTTTATATATGGCTAAAATGTCATGGAACTCCATTTCCCTCCTGAGTCATGCTCCTTCTGGTCTCCACTGAGCATCTCTTGGACTTGGATCCCTTTTATTTGAGCCtgttaacaaaaaaacccaaccaattCAAGAGGAGCGATGAAGGAATGTGTTACCGTCCATTAGGGTTGTGCTGGATTGTCTGAGGATAGATTTCACAGCTGCCCATATCCTTCACAGCCAGTGGCAACCTCTCTCCATCTTTGATTTCAGCATCTCCCATTGCTTTCAAGTTAGCCTGTTGGACTTCAGAATGTTTAGcccaaataatttttccatttgcatCCATGGACATGGCAGGTTCTTCACGACCGAGCTAGAAAGTAAGAAAGAGGTGAGGCTATGGAAAACACACAttgttgattttcttttcagttgaAAATATCAAGTGAAATAGCCAATCTCTATCAAAAAATGCCAATTAAAATGCCAAAATGCCAGTATTTTACATATTATCCCAGAATCAGAATCCAGCTGTTGTGCACACAGGACAGGATGAATCACAGTTTCTCACTCCAAACCATTAACTGTACCTTAACAATGATGCTGCCCTCATCATAGCCCAGAGCCACGTTGTTGGAGCCCCTGAGGCTGGCCACACACCACACCCTCTCCATGCCGTAGTTCAGGGTGCTCTCCAGGCGGTAAGTGCTGGAGTGCCAGATCCGCACCGTGCCTGGGGAAAAACACAGCCATAGATCCTTTCATCTTGCtgtgagggcagcaggggcGCAGCCGCAGCACTACAACAGCTCTCCCCTCAGtgcttttcctgtcctttctaGACCAGAAAATCCAAAGTTACCATCTTCAGAGCCGGTGATGATGATGGGTAGCTCTGGATGGAAGCTGACACAAGACACGTTCTGAGCGTGGCCTTCCAGGGTCTGGACACAAgttttattctgaaagaaaaacacaatgCCACATTTTAACccttatttcttaaaaaaaatctcccccAAATCCAAAATAGATCTGAAAATTCTCTAGATTTCTTATATTTGCAAGGTGTTCAAACAACAGCACTAAGCTATTAAAAACTGATTGTATTGAGCTGTACCTCCTGCCCAGAAGAAAGTTTCTGGGCAGGAGGTACAGAACTGTTTTCCTCTATTTTCAGATGTGTTTATTGCTAGAAAATATGCtttctcagagctgcacagcacaaCACATTAAAGCATGATAGAAAGCTGAGttcactgtgaaaaaaaatcataaccAAACATTGCATTACAGATGAAAACAGATCTAATTTAGGTCTTTGGTAAGAATGTTCATTCACACAGTTTTGAAAGACAGGCTACTCTGCTTGAAGTAACTAAGACTGGAGCACGCACAGTGTCTCCAGCTGCACATGGTAGCAAAATCTCAAGCACTGTTGTGTAATATTCATGACTGCATTGAATGCTTAAATTGACAGTGCCAGCTTCACCTTCTGGGCTTGGATTTACTCCAGGGCAGTAAGTTTTAGTGACTAGAAAGTACCACCTAACAACTTCTGTCTTGCCCTTCTGGCCATTCAGACACCTGCAGACAGGAAGAACTCTGGAGCTCTAGGCTCCAGCAACAGAAGTGAATCCCTGGATTAGATCTCTTTCCTGAGGAGCATTCAAGCAGGGCACCTCATCACTCCTGCCCTGTTTGGGGATACAAGCACTGCATGGGTGTCCATGCAGCAGCAACACATGGGACTGTGCCAGTGTGCACAGGATGAAACAGGAGGGGGGGAAGCTATAaagattgaagaaaaaaaagagaggtggAAGGATGGAAAGAGTTGATACATGAGCAATATTTACACTTGAACACAGAAGAGGAACAGCTTACTTCACAAACATGAGGCCTAAAAGGCAGAGAATTAAtttgtcacaggaaaaaaatctaacaaCAGAAAATTTATACCAAATGTGGCAGCCTGCACAAAGGCTTCTGAAGAGCTGAGCACACACCTGGTAGTCCCAGATCTTCACCAGGCGGTCATCTGCCCCAGAAATGAGGTATGGCTTGTCCCCACCACTGTAATAGTCAATGCAGTTCACTCCTTTCTCGTGGCCTTCCAAGGTGAAGTTGGGAGAGGATGATCCAAGCTGCCACACCTGACCAATAAAACACAAACACCTGTACCCAGCAACCTGCTGTGTCCAGGTCACCCTTGGCACACACAACAGGTATCCAGAAGTACTTCACAAGTCCAAAGAGAAATAACACAAAATTCCAATTCACTGTTGTTTTCCTTAGATGAAAAACCTCAACAACTGCTCAGCAAACTACCAGTCCTTCCCCCAGTAAACACAAATAACATGCTGAATTGCCCATGCTCTCTGCTCATACCTCTAAACACTGAAATTGGTtgctttaaactttttttaaggACATGATACCATATAAagcactgtttttaaaaatactacatGTTTATAAAATTAACTAGTAACTGATTGTTATACATAAGTTTcctccagctgtgtcctgaattttaatttttccagctACACTAAAGAATATCAAATCTCATGTTGAATGAGGATACAAAATGAATCAAGTCAAGTGTAGATATACTAGTGTTTTCTCATGTTTATCACATCAAATCAACATTTACATGCACCTGATCTCAACATCTGTGGCCACATGAAATCAGTGCTGGCTTTTTACAGCCAATATACTGATGATGTACAGAAAATGTgagaaggtgtccctgctcagtggCTGAAAATCTTTAGTCACAGATATTTAGTAACAGCTGCACAGCAAATGAGACCATGAGAATGCTGAAGGCATCACTGGAAACAATTCCATGCACAAACAGCCAAGGACATGCAGGTAATGGGAGAGACACCTTcaccagggtttttttttttagtgcacAGGTAAAGTCTTTACCTGCTATATGGCTTTAATGCTCCCAAATCACTCACTGAGAGTAAAACCATAACTCCTCTCCCATATTTCTGTGCAGTCCAAATGGCGATACAGCACttaaaaaagtttaaagaaCTACTTTCCAATTGTTAGAGACAATAGGTCATCTGGAAAATTTACTGAATTACTTAGCAGGTGCCTGGACCAATGTCCAGGTCTTTGTTCAGTCAAAATTCTATTATTGCACCTGCTTTTAAGAGTACTGACCCATTATCCATACAGGATTATTGGTTTGTGTACACTGATAATCACTTAATGACTAAAACACCCAAATACAGCTTCTTTACCTTAATTGTCCTATCCAAAGAGGCACTGGCAAACTGGTTATTGTCTTTTGGGTTTATGACAATCTGCATGACATAATGGGTGTGTCCTTCAAACACCTGAGAACAAGACCATTTCTTATCCCAGTCCCAGAGTTTGATCAGCATgtcatctggaaaaaaacagaaacaacaaacaAGCAAGCGTCAGTGGGTGATAACAACCTCCTTAAAGTGCATAATCCTCCAGAACTTTATGGCACAGGCTGGCAAGGGGGCACTGCTAATAATCTACTTGCATCTCTAGGATTACCAGTCCTTCAGAAGGACCAAAGGGGCATGAAAGCTGTCTGTTGCTTTCAAGTCAGATTCCCAGCTAAAAACTTACCCCAAACCatgatgaaatttttttaaaaacataaccTTAGCTGTTACTTGAGAGTTTGCCACACTAATTGGCACATACACAAATGTTTCCTCTGGCAGATATTAAGAGAGAAAGCTCTTTTCTCTGACCAGAACACAAGccattatattttaaatttaaagtgCAAATGATATTCCATTAAAAAACATGAACGCATCTACcaagaaacaacaaaatgaCAACTGTCACGTTGGCTTCTTGCTCAAAGACTTCTGAGTCTTCCCAAGAAGACCTGCAAGCCCTCACCCCACAGAACACAGGAGCCTGAGAACAGCTGGACATGAAAAGATCCCAAAGGACTCTCACCACTGCTTGTGAGGATGAACGGCTGCGTGGGGTGCACTGCAATGCAGCGGATGTAGTCGGAATGGGCCTCAAACATGTGAACTCTTTCCAGGGTGTTGTAATTAAAAACTCTGATCTGCATGTCAtcctgggaaagggagaaaaagccaTGTGAAAAGAAGTCTCTTGTGCAGTGCCCCTTCTATGCAATGCAGGGGAGCTAGGAAAAAACATTCCACCATTGAAGACAAATGTTTAAGGAATTTTGCTTGCTAATTATACAAATTACACTTGGATTCAGAAAGCTATAAATTACTGCTCTTTCAAGTCATTTATGAAGTGGAAAAACCTtcaaacaaattttcatttttacaagtAACCAAGTCATGGCAGCATatataatgaaatgaaaacacatttttattctggGTACAGGGCAGAAGACGAGGAAATGAAAGttgagaaaaaaaccatttAGGCATTACCTTAatttagccaaaaaaaaattcactccATAAGGCAAAATGCATTACCAAGATCAGAATACAACTATTCCTCTCAAGGTACATTCACTAAATAAAAGCaggcatttttttctggtggtgagcaaaattaaaaagctatttttaatataaccaagaaaaaaagtagaaagcAATTTCAAATTCATCTTACCTAGGATTGTCAATAGTTTCATCTTAGTTAAAGAAGAACCTATGATCTGAGTCTGAACTCTGTGCTGAGTATGTTCCAGCTGGCAGTAAAAGCTGAAACTCCATCTACGTGGCATTACCTGCAGAGTCAGTCACCTTAGTAGGTTGCtcttttttgaaatgaaaatttaagcTTCTAAGCTTCCACAAAGGAGAAAACTTCTGGGAAACTGTAGTGAAGTATTCCCTTCTCCTCCACAAATTCAGATCAGATTAGATTATTACATGATGCAGAAAGTAATGGCATGAAAACTGATCAGAGAAAGTGCAGCTGAACAGGAAATcacaagaggaaacagcttACAGCTCCAGTAACAACCCAGTTCTTCCTCGCCACGAATTTGGCAGCTCTCACAGGCAGGTCACACACTTCAAAATTCTTCACCAGagtctgaaaataaaaccagttaaGTTTATAGcactggaaaaaataacaacTTTAAAATGAgctctttctattttcttaacAGTGTCACTTCCTTGTCTAGTGATACAGTGACTCTTGCACTCAGCCAGAGGAGAGCAGTCAGTTAGCAGCAGTGACTGAAGATTCTGTACAAATTCCATTTCCAGCACCAGATGCACAGTTATGCACATTTCCCAGGAAGGCACTCACCTGTGTCTCGTGGTTCCAAACACAGACACTGCCATTGTAGAGGCTGGCCAGCATCCATGGCTCCGTGGGATGCAGGTCCACGCTCTTGACGCGGTCGGAGCGCGCCGTCAGCTTCCGCTTGATGTCCAGGCGCAGAGGCTGGGGGAACAATGGGGAGCACCCGGTGACTGAACAGCAAACTGGCTCAGGAAAGGGAAAGCTGCAGTTCACTCTTAGAATAAAAGGATCCAATCCTGCTCTCCGTGCAGACAGGTTACTACTCTTTGCTATCTATCTGTGAGTCTGTTTTTGTAGGAAGACATCACATCCTCACCAATGGCAGTGGTGATCAGTGGATCTGCTTAATTTAATTCtgtgaaattcagattttctttccaaagtaTCTCCAGCcaagtcaaaaaataaaaagatgcacTGCACAtcctcctggtgtccctgaACTATGAAAGCAAAGTGAAGAGAATTTGTGCCTAATACAAATGTTGGAAAATAAATCTTCCTGCTACTTCACCTGACAAACCAGGAAGAAAAGTCAGTTACTACAACAGAGCACAACATTTGTCCATTATAAATTTACTTCCATTCACAATTCCAAAATTATGTTTCAGAATGGAACACTGTCTTGTAAAAactgagagcagggaaaagtttGTCTTTCCCTTACAAAGAAGGCTCTGACCTTCCACTTTCATCACTGGCAATGTAAAGCCAGAGTATTTAAAAGGCATGAAGTCTAGCATGAAGTGATTTTCTAATATATTCGAGGCATTGTGATTCTTTAGACACTCACTGGCGATCATTTAACGCTGCTTTTATCTCAGAGAACTCAGTGGATAATGGCTGACCAAAGAACACTGCAGGCATTAATAAAACCCGCAGTTACGTATGTTAGacactgcaaggaaaaaaaccccacctgaTTATCAGGTACTATGACAGGTGCTGAACCACGGCTATGACATGGGATGTGGACATGAGTTTGGGTTCTCTTCTCCTGCTACAAACACCAGGAAGGCAAGCACAGCTACACTTGGCTCCGCGCTCATCCCGGGAACCGACGGGACCTGCAGCTCCCGAGGGTCGGGAAGGGCCGCTCCGAGGGCTGAGTGCGACACGCACCCCGAGCCCCGGGACAGCCGCTCGCTGGGGCTGAGAACACCACGGGCAGCACCGCGctgcggccccggccccggcccctcATGCGCCCGGTCCGCCGATCGCGGGGCTGCGCTGCGTCGCCCGGGCCGGCTGGGATGGTCACCCTCCCGCAGCGGAGGCAAGACGCCTCCCGGGACCCTGCCTGTCGCTCACCATGGCCCCGCTGTGCCGAGGTGCCGCCCGGTGTCCCCAGTGCCGCCCGGTgtccccggccccgctccggcgccgccgccgcccggtCTCTCTCCGATCTCCGACGTGGAGCTTCCGGGCCCGCCGCTCTCGCGACAGCACCGCCTGGGCGCCTCCAGTCTCGCGAGAGCGAGGCTCTCCTGTGGGATGCCGGGACGTGTAGTCGGCGGCGCGGAGCCGGGTGGGAGTTGTAGTCGGCACGCGCTGCCTCCGGCGTGGGGCGGCTCGGGGCCGGGGAGGCACCGGGTGGGCCTGGACCCACCGGGACCGTGGAACCCAGCCCCGGGCCCTGGTACTGCATCCCGAGCGGCACCCCGTGAGTCTGAGAGCGCTTACCAAACACCTGAACCCTGTCAGGCTCGGTGCTGTGCCCGAGCCTGTTCAATGCCCAACCTCCGTGGGAACAGCCTCAGTGTCTTCTGACCCGGCTCTCTGCCgttccctcaggtcctgtccctgtcactaGAGCAGAGGTCGCTACCggcccctcccttcccctcacGAGGATGCTGGAGATTGCTGTGAGCTCTTCCCGAGTCTCCTGCgggctgaacagaccaagtgtcCCAAACCACTCACACGGCATCTCCGCCTTGACGTGCTCGTGGCCTCCTTTAGGCACTCCCGAACAGCtgaatgtctttttctttactATGATGCCCCAAACTCTGTCTCCTCAGTgtctcctgcagagcccccGCTATGACCCTGACCCCTCAGTGAGGAGGTGTGTGATCTCCAGCAGTGCCCGGCTGAGCCCGGTGCTGTCCCCTCAGTGCAGTGTGCCTGTGCCCGGTGCTGTCCCCTCAGCGTGGTCTGGCTGTGCCGGTGCTGTCCTCCCAGTGCGGTCTAGCTGTGCCGGTGCTGTCCCCTCAGCGCAGTGTGGCTGTGCCCGGTGCTGACCCCTCAGAGCAGTGTGGCTGTGCCCGgtgctgtcccctcactgtGGTCTGGCTGTGCCCGGTGCTGTCCTCTCAGTGCGGTCTGGCTGTGCCCGGTGCTGTCCCCTCAGAGCGGTGTGGCTGTGCCCGGTGCTGTCCCCTCAGTGCAGTGTGCCTGTGCCCGgtgctgtcccctcagtgtGGTCTGGCTGTGCCGGTGCTGTCCCCTCAGAGCAGTGTGCCTGTGCCCGGTGCTGTCCTCTCA is part of the Serinus canaria isolate serCan28SL12 chromosome 9, serCan2020, whole genome shotgun sequence genome and harbors:
- the COPB2 gene encoding coatomer subunit beta' isoform X1, producing MPLRLDIKRKLTARSDRVKSVDLHPTEPWMLASLYNGSVCVWNHETQTLVKNFEVCDLPVRAAKFVARKNWVVTGADDMQIRVFNYNTLERVHMFEAHSDYIRCIAVHPTQPFILTSSDDMLIKLWDWDKKWSCSQVFEGHTHYVMQIVINPKDNNQFASASLDRTIKVWQLGSSSPNFTLEGHEKGVNCIDYYSGGDKPYLISGADDRLVKIWDYQNKTCVQTLEGHAQNVSCVSFHPELPIIITGSEDGTVRIWHSSTYRLESTLNYGMERVWCVASLRGSNNVALGYDEGSIIVKLGREEPAMSMDANGKIIWAKHSEVQQANLKAMGDAEIKDGERLPLAVKDMGSCEIYPQTIQHNPNGRFVVVCGDGEYIIYTAMALRNKSFGSAQEFVWAHDSSEYAIRESNSVVKIFKNFKEKKSFKPDFGAEGIYGGFLLGVRSVNGLAFYDWENTELIRRIEIQPKHIFWSDSGELVCIATEESFFILKYLSEKVAAAQETHEGVTEDGIEDAFEVLGEIQEIVKTGLWVGDCFIYTSSVNRLNYYVGGEIVTIAHLDRTMYLLGYIPKDNRLYLGDKELNIVSYSLLVSVLEYQTAVMRRDFGMADKVLPTIPKEQRTRVAHFLEKQGFKQQALAVSTDPEHRFELALQLGELKIAYQLAVEAESEQKWKQLAELAISKCQFGLAQECLHHAQDYGGLLLLATASGNASMVNKLAEGAEKDGKNNVAFMSYFLQGKLDSCLELLIKTGRLPEAAFLARTYLPSQVSRVVKLWRENLSKVNQKAAESLADPTEYENLFPGLKEAFVAEEYVKQSLADLRPAREYPLVTPNEERNLLEEAKGFEPSGIMTSQKKAEEPVPSPKQEVMKTGVQNSDNLPARDQKTLLDLEDDLDNLDLEDIDTTDINLDEEILDE
- the COPB2 gene encoding coatomer subunit beta' isoform X2; this translates as MPLRLDIKRKLTARSDRVKSVDLHPTEPWMLASLYNGSVCVWNHETQTLVKNFEVCDLPVRAAKFVARKNWVVTGADDMQIRVFNYNTLERVHMFEAHSDYIRCIAVHPTQPFILTSSDDMLIKLWDWDKKWSCSQVFEGHTHYVMQIVINPKDNNQFASASLDRTIKVWQLGSSSPNFTLEGHEKGVNCIDYYSGGDKPYLISGADDRLVKIWDYQNKTCVQTLEGHAQNVSCVSFHPELPIIITGSEDGTVRIWHSSTYRLESTLNYGMERVWCVASLRGSNNVALGYDEGSIIVKLGREEPAMSMDANGKIIWAKHSEVQQANLKAMGDAEIKDGERLPLAVKDMGSCEIYPQTIQHNPNGRFVVVCGDGEYIIYTAMALRNKSFGSAQEFVWAHDSSEYAIRESNSVVKIFKNFKEKKSFKPDFGAEGIYGGFLLGVRSVNGLAFYDWENTELIRRIEIQPKHIFWSDSGELVCIATEESFFILKYLSEKVAAAQETHEGVTEDGIEDAFEVLGEIQEIVKTGLWVGDCFIYTSSVNRLNYYVGGEIVTIAHLDRTMYLLGYIPKDNRLYLGDKELNIVSYSLLVSVLEYQTAVMRRDFGMADKVLPTIPKEQRTRVAHFLEKQGFKQQALAVSTDPEHRFELALQLGELKIAYQLAVEAESEQKWKQLAELAISKCQFGLAQECLHHAQDYGGLLLLATASGNASMVNKLAEGAEKDGKNNVAFMSYFLQGKLDSCLELLIKTGRLPEAAFLARTYLPSQVSRVVKLWRENLSKVNQKAAESLADPTEYENLFPGLKEAFVAEEYVKQSLADLRPAREYPLVTPNEERNLLEEAKGFEPSGIMTSQKAEEPVPSPKQEVMKTGVQNSDNLPARDQKTLLDLEDDLDNLDLEDIDTTDINLDEEILDE